The genome window TCTCCTTTACACTGTGATAGGGAATAAATGTGTATTCAATATTGACTTATAGATGATTTAATGACCTTAACTCCAGCTCAGATCATGTTCAACCTGGATAAAGTGCACATCATCATTGATGAGATTATCCAGAATGGACACATAGTGGAGACCAACAAGAACCGCATCCTGGCACCTCTACTTGCTCTGGACAAGATGGCTGAGGCACATTGAGCAGTTGTTTGAACCATAGACTTAAACATCGCATCATTGTATCTGTCCAGTTATGACGTCTTTAAGAGCACGGGCAGCGCCATTAAGGCCATCTCCATTatgaagtagtcaattttcttctgaGTTGGGAAACTGAAAGGGTGCACACTGCCACctagagtgtgttgtttgaacaggaaTAAAGCAGAGGTTGGCGATTTACTGacacctgcagttatggaatgtctCCTCACAAGTATAACTAATTGGCTGATTCCTCCTGGTAACCTGGATGGAATTAAAAGGAAAACCACCCAAAAaggatattttggtatttgtttcattagtccattgctgacatagtcccaaaatgttttgcttgtcagcaatcacgTTTTTAAGATTTGTAACTTTCAAACCATCCccatatgatgcattttgcaccatacagggatgatttctgtattttaatgccacattcaaaacaactgggaactctgtaaaatacgaggtcaaatcatgatgtcagtgctctagaaagaggccagagttcccgagttggaattctgagttggatgaccgttcaaatagATTTTTCTCCAGTCGGAACCCCTTTTTGtttttgaacgcactgaagtccaAAGTTCCTGGGTTCCCAGTTTTAAACGTGGCACGAAAGTTGCTTATcttaaacttgattgctgacaagcaaaacatgtCAACAATAGACTAATGAAATAAAtaccaaaatattgtttttggGTGAAGTTTTCCTTAAAGGATCACAATTTCATCCAGGTCATCACTTCAGTGGTGAAAGTTCAAGGGCGGTGCCCCCtagagaatgatggaggccgctaGTGTCCAACAGGCTGaatagcatgggcagcgccattgagggcttccaccattttaatgtaaaCTGGGTGAGACATTCAACTTCTTTGGATGATCCCTCCATCTAGCTCTATGGTTTGAACAAACTAAGACTACAGTAGCAACAAAAAGTAtaggaaccctttggaattacctggatttctgaatAAAATCTGATCTAAATCACAACAATGGACATAgcgtgcttaaactaataacacacaattaTACatttgtctttattgaacacaccgtgtaagcattcacagtgtagggtggaaaaagaatgtgaacccttggatttaataactggttgactctCCTTTGGCAGCACTAAACTCAACCAAACATTTGAGGTTGCGGATCAGACCACAACGGTCAGGAGGCATTTTggaccattcatctttacaaaacgGTTTCAGTTCAGCCTTATTCTTgcgatgtctggtgtgaacctctctcgaggtcatgccacagcatatCGGGTTGagctcaggactctgactgggccactccagaaggcggaTTTACttttgtgttttgggtcgttgtcctgttgcatcacccaacttctgttgagcttcaattggcagacagataaagacattttgcaggagaatgttaggctaaaCTTGAGAATTCATTTTTCAgatatccaggtaattccaagggttcaaatactttcttgccactgtattagCCTTTGAAAAAAATGGACACATTGCCATCCAAATGATTTATGGACCTCATACTTGGGTTTATCAATAATAATCCATTGTATAgaatagtttatttttattttttatacagcaGCTATAGTAAGATTGAACTGAGGTATTACGTACATCTTCCCTTGGAGCTTTAATGTGCATGGAATGTTATTCAGGTCTTTTTTAACGTAAATAAATAAGACTTCATACTTTGCAAACATTTTAATGATTATTTTTGGAGCATACACATTTGAAAATATCTGTTTACTTCAAACTGCAACTtgagttaaataaatgtttataaTATACAAAGAAAATACAAGGGAAAGCATAGCTTgctttttttcctttttaaatGTGCCTTGCACACAGAACCAGTGTTTTTGTCTCTAGCTTTATTATCAAATTACACAAATGCACTCAGGGACTTTGATCCTTATAGCAGGGCAATAAACATCAAAATACACACAGTAACGAAAGCAAAAGGAAAAATAATAAGCATGTGCATCATGATTGTATGATGTTAGATGAAGTAAAAGGAACAAGGTAATCCTAATATTCAAACAACGCAGGCACTAGTAAAACAACCTGGTCAGGAAATGCCCAAACACTCTACAGTTAGCTCTACAGAAGCAGCTGCCCTTCTCCCCTCACATCACGCAGGGGAAGGAAGGAGGTTGACAGCCGGGTGGTGGAGATCTGAAAACCCAAAAATCTACAGAGAACTTGTACACAGATGCTCACAGCCAaagtatgagagagagatagtaaacactgtagaacatgaggaAACTGTCTGCCCCGGCTTCCAGTTGCTCAAGCCCTTAAAGCAGCAGAGTgccctggggagggagggagctgtgaCAAGTAAGCAGGTGGGTCGGAGGAGAGGGAAGGTGGGGGGGGGCACCCCTGGTTTTATCTGTATCAGTAGCTATTGAGTTAACATGGGACTGTTTTCCTAAAGTTTTTCAGGGGGAAAGGGGGAGATGTAAGGTTTTGCGGGgttgggaggagggggagagatctCAGAGAGCACGGCTTGTTTCTTTTTCTGCAACAAAACACAACAGGCTTCACCAGCGGGGGGGGGGTTGGTCAGTCATAATGGGGCAGACGGAGCATGCTCAGTTGAGGTGGAAGCCCTTCTCCATGGTAGCAGCTAGGAGGCGCTCTCTCATGATGTCTTCAGAGGAATACTCTGGCAGCTTCAGGTAGTGCACACAAGTGTTAACAGATGGATAGCTGGAGTCTGTCGCGTCCACCTAGGGGGAACAATTAGGTTAACTGTGTTGCAGTCACAGCCCTGCTCTATAATCCCAGAGGTCTGGAGTGGCAGATACAAGTGGTGGAAGTAGTGTCATTACAATACTATGACTTAAAGCTGAACAGAATACATTTAATTTCAAACATTTCCCAAATTTCTACTGGCAGCATTTCTGAAACATGTCCATATCAACCTCATTAGGATGGCTTACTGTACTGCAAGGTTGACAAAGTTCCCTAAACTCAGCAGTGATTGGCCTCATGGAGAGCCTTACCTTCCGAACGATGGTGAGGCGTGGGTGCAGGTTGGCCAGACCACCAGGGGGCAGAGTGGAGCATCCTGTGGTGAACTGGAGGAAGGCTTTCCTCTCGTCAGATGACATGCCACACAGCACCCGCACAAAACGCAGGAACCCAGGACTGTGGAGAGGACGATAACAGatacaacagttaaaaaggtctCTCCAGCAAAATATGAAAACAACAAGCTGTTAGATAGTGTCAGTTGATGTACTGGTGCAGCAGTACAAGGTCCCATGTTCCTCTAGGAACTAAGTGACGTTCTGGTCATGTTAGCGACTTCGCCATTTCAGTTCTTGTCATTTGAACCCCTTTTAAAATCACGACCAACACCGTCAATACAAGGAGATCTAAGAAACTTTTTTCAAGCTGGCCAGAGTAAATGATCTAGTCTACAAGCTGTAGTAGAACGCCATCATACCTGTCCCGAGTGTAGCCCAGCTTAGGCTCTGTGTAGTTCATGACATCCTCAGATGTCCAGGAAGGAGACTGGTTTCCACAGAGGATCATCTGCACCTCCTTGTGACTGAAGGAGCTCAGCTTCTCCATGGGGAACACTCGGTTAAAACCCTCTGAGAAAAGAAAAGTTAATTTCATTACATTCAAAATGTAGTGtgcaaacaccattttttttctaTGTGATTACTAACACTAATCCGTGTGTTTCAATAGGCATACCTCTGAAAGCCTCCATTTGTTTCTGGATGCCAGTGTGCATAGAGAAGTCAAACATGAGCTCCACATACTCCTCAGCATTCTCCATGGTCACCATCTGGAAAGATTAACAGAGAGGGGCACAGGCCAGATTTAGACAACTCATCTGACCAGTAAAACTCAGGGCATAGCCAATAGCGGTGCAGTTCTCTACCTACCTCGTCATTTCCATTGGGCTTCAGGTCCACTGCTGAGAACCCATGCACTTTGGATGAGGGGCAGAACTGGAAATTCAATCTGGGAGAAAAGGGACTCAAAATTAACCATGTTGAGTGACAACGATACAGCGGTCAAGGATCAAATAATGAATCAGCATAATTGGAATCTGAAAAGGTCAGCAAAATTAAAAAATGTACCACAAGTTATTATACGTCACATACAAAACAATGCAATTAGCAAAAATGGCATTCCAATTCAGGATATTATCCACTGAATTCTTCACAAAATTTAAGAAGGTCTCTCAGTAAAAATGGTGGGCGCTGTGCTCACCCCAGGTCCTCTACACTAAGCGGTGGTCCAGAGCCCATGGGGTTCTTCAGCATGAGGTCCTGCAGCCTAGTGTTCTTCTCATCCTCAGACAAACTCTTGTTCCCCAGGATAAGCCTCCTCTTCACCGCCAGCTCCTTCATCTCCTTCAGGAACTTGGCCCGGTGGGGGTTGACCAGTTCAAAGTCCTCCCAGGTCAGGATGCCGTGGTACCAGGCCGGGGGCTTGGGTTTAGGGGGGTCCAGGATGAACTCGGACTTGGAGTCCTCGTCAAAGCTGCCGATGGAATAGGTGTCCTGGCTCTCCTCGGTGGACGCCTCCGACTGGATCTCTGAGAAGTGCCGGTGCTGCTCGGTAGGATCAAGGAGGAGAGGGCCACCGCGGGACGCATAGAGCAGCTTGGACATGTTGCTCTTAATGTCACCCATGCAAAGAAGCTTGAAGAAGGGTCGTGAGATGGGCAGGTCCACCAGGCGGTTGTCCTGGATGCACTTGGCCAGGAAGACACCGAGGAAGAAGAAGAGTTTGCTGAGGCGCTCCAGCTCGTCACTGTCTTGGGGGAATGGGGCCGGGAACAGGCCGCAGGAGCGCTGGACGTAGTATCCTGGAGGTTTCAGACCCCCACCCAGATCCACCTGATAGTACAACACACAGTTAATCCCCAAAAATATTAAAGTGACACTGACATGGTTCATAACatctaaatatacagtatgttgtttTTCAGGAAaaaaatgaacatgtaattgcATGGTCATTGTCAACTGTGCATTTTATTAGTCCAAATATTACTGTTCAGGTCTACGATTTCATGTGACAGTAAAGCGGCACTTGCCTGGCGAGACTCATCGTCTGGGAAGTCGTCATCACAGAGCCAGATACCCAGGGAAGTCCTCTGGAACTCAGCTGCCACCAGAGCATAGAACTCCAGGGTGGGACCGAGGCCTGTGCCCTCCTCCCCCTGGAACTCAACCTGGGAAGACAGACATATTGGTCAGTCACTACGAACTTCCATAGCCATGCCATTCAAATAGGGGAAGACATCACAGGTACAGTAAGCTTGTACAGTAAGCTTACAAAATTGATGACTATGAATTGGATGAATGAGGACTTATTTCACGCCACATAGCATTACGTGGACCACTTATTTATGGCAACCAATAATCCCTTCACACAGATCTTCCATTGAGCATGCTATATAGGCCAGGAGACAAATTTATGTGCTTAAATCTGGCGTAGTGTTCTACCTCCAGAACAGACTTCCTGTCAGCATGGATCTGCATGACGCTCTCAGCCCACTCCATCATCTGGTCTCCGCGGGGGACCTTGATCCTCTCGTGTTTGAGACGGCCCACCCTGAACTCCCCAGGGTCGTCCCTGCGCACTGTGGTGGAGGGCCGTGAGCGCTCCATGGTGGCCTCCCGCCGGTTCTGCAGCCACACTATTGCCCTTGAggacacacaggcacatacaggGTCAGTATAGAATAAGGTGAATGAAATGGACAGCACTCAAAGAATTTCTCTTCAATAATAGGCCCTGTAATATGCGAGGGAGCACAATGTTCCTTATTCAATGCAGTACAAGACCATGCACCATCTTCAGGAGAATACAGAGTGTGACAGACATGTCAAGTAGCACTAACCTGGAGGCTCCAAACGCAGTGCAGGTGAAGTACAGCTGCCGGGTCTCAAAGGGGATGAGGAAAGGACACTTGCTGGTAAGCTGCTCACACCACTCTGGGAGGGCCCCGCTGGCCAGGGCCAGAGGCTCCTCTATCTGCTGGAGAATCTTTGTTGTGACCTTCTTGCTGGTGAATTCCTCAGGCGATGCATTGAATTGGAGGTCATCCACATCTAGTCATAACACAGTAGATTAACAACACGTGTCATTAAGAACACAGAcggggggggggtgtctgtggTGGTATGAAGGGGTGTAGCCGTAACTTCCTggtacgggtgtgtgtgtgtgtgtgtgtgaatgatgaAGAGGATGTGGAGTGTGTGTTCCGAGATGTTAATCCGTACCTTCCTGGAAAGTGCGTGCGTGGGCGTGGGGGTCTCCCCCGATGATGAATAGGATGCGGAGTAGCTGGAGCACGTCCTCCACTCCACAGGCGCTCTGACTGGAGCCAGCCTTGGCCTGGGCCTGCTCCCTGGCCACACTCAGAATGTCACAGGTCTGCATGACACCCAGAGACCCAGGGCTCAGGCCCCCTGACCTACATCCGTGCTCACAGAAGTCCTGCAAGCAATCATATGGACCGTGGTTTAAAACCGGATGTTTCCTTCAGCTCCCTGACTATACTAACTCTCTGACTAACAGTGAAGACAGTAGCATAAAACTGGACAAGGCTATTTTACTGTACAATTACAGCATTCTCGTATGACAAAATAATGAAACGGAACAGATTCACAACACTGACGTCTATGGAAATCATGGTAATGCATTATTTACAGAACAGCCACAAGCCATTTAGCTAAAGAAAACAGCAACAACTGTCTAACACAAGTGAGTCAAGCAAGAAAGAAAAGGCTATATCAAAAGAGAAAATAGACAGATAGTTAAGCAACATCTTGATGTCGTTCTATACCTTGTATGCAGCTATGAGCTGAGAACAATTTCTGTTTTTCCTAATACTTTTATTAGTGCCGGTTAATTTCCAGTGGCGCAGGAAAGATGAGTCTGCATTCTTCTGCATGTAGGTTATCAAGTCATTCTTTGGTAATTCATCAGTGCCAAGGTATTGCTCCACATGCTCTACAGACCAGCAACCCTACAACAGGAAGAACCAAATGTTGGTCTTTCCTGATTGTAAAGTCTCAAGGCAAATAGACATGCATTACAGTAGATTGGTTTAACCACTAAAGAGGCCGGTGCAGTTACTCTAGTTACATTATGACTAATAGGGTTTTCAGTCACAGTCTCCTTGCGTCTTTAAAAGGTTAGTGAGGTATGGCtctctagctggctagctatccaGGAGGAACATTTAGCTACACATTTGAGAACAGCCACAGAAATTCACAGCCAAGATTTGAATGGGCAGGATAGAAGGAACTGAGGGGATGTGAAACCTGTCAATTACCATCTTTCTACTTTCCTTCTCTTTGTCCGAATCCTTCATTTCTCTGTACATTATCCTGCAACACAAAGTCAAAATATCATTAAGAAAGGAGATCAAAGGGCTATCTTTAGTTTAGGTTTCACCATAGAATCATGAGGAAAAGCTAAAACAACAACCATCCAGACTTACGTATATGTGGGTTCCCAGATCCGGCGGAGTTTATCTGACTTGACGCTCCCGCTGCAGGAGAGCTGCAGGAGCTTCTGGACATAGTAAAAGATAGTACCCTTGTAGTTGGAGAGAGGTAGTTCAACTTCTCGGGTGGTTCCAAGCCCTGCCACTTTGAGGATGAGGgcgaggtggggggaggggggacacTCGACCTCCTCCTGGACTTCAGAGCGAGGTGTACCTGTAAGGACAAGGAAAGACATGAAGAAAAAGCTCACCACTGTGCTCTAGAGTTCAACCGAAGTATGTGTGAAAGACCTGCCATTTGTCTAGTAATCATGTACAAAACCAAGTCCATCCACAGTTATACATATTGGACTGAAtactgttggtgtggtgtgtgtacctgggggAGGGATCTCCAGGTCAGTGGTCTGCTGGACATTGGTCCGGCCTGGTCTGGGGTCGAACGCCGGGACTAAAGCAGAGAACTGGCGTTTGAGGACAAAGTCATCGTCCCAGGTTCTACGCCGACCCCCTTTGGTTTCatactcttcctcttcctgttaaAACACGACATGAACAACCGCCATCAGCTCTTTGGGAGTGGCAGACAAGGTACTACACCCAACAAACATGCAACACCGATATTAGACATCTACAGGACAaagaaacatttataaaaacaaaaCACCAACAAAAATCGCATACATTAACATCACACACACTTCACAATCCACAGACAAACTTAAGGGGGGGGTTCAGGCAACTATTTTTACAAGGGAGTACAAGCATGCAATTGACAAGTACACTATATGAAGAGAAACTGCAACAAATTTTACCCTATTAAAATGAATGTGGAAACCAAGGTTTACCCTGGACCGTACCAAAACTTCCTCATACTCTTGGTCTTCCTGATTGTCATCCTcgttctcatcatcatcatcatctggctCAGGCAGATCCTCTTCATCATCTAACTCGGCCAATAGCGTGTTAGCGCGACAGCTGTCCAGGAAGTCTGCAGGGAGAGGACTCAAGTGTGAGGTCTCACTAGAAACAACTCTGATCATCATGCACTTTTCCGAGTCGCTAGCCAAATGTATGAGGAGTCAAGATATGTCAAATGTTAACATGGATGTTCGGTAGTAGAAACACGTTAAATGTTGAAGAAGCTAAGGTGTAGTGAAGGAAGAAAGATGTATAATATGTTTATAACataggaataataataatagtaagtcTAGTATAGCCTACCATAGAGGGAAAACTCAGCTTCCTGACCAGTGTCGCTCTCACTAGACGTAGAGGTCAGGCTGGTTGTCAGAGTGTTACTGAGCAACTGGCCAACCGACAAACCTGTGGTTGCCGTGGCTACATTATTGCTGCTGGTTACTATGGATGTGGACATTGTAACAGTTGAGGTGGTGCCAGTGGTTGTGAGGTTAGGAAAGCTCTGTGCACCCATGAGAGGAGAAGctgcaaacaaacaaaaaccaaAAATGCGATTAGTTCCCAAACAGAAAAAGAAGCAGGTATTATTTTTGACCGTTCCAGTTCAAGCAATGCTGGTTGTTGTTCTCCCACTACACATGCTTGTCACATTCAAGCCTCAGtcagcatcatctgaccactGGAAGTCATGTTGAGTAAATAAAATGTCAATATTATACAATGATCCACTGGCCACTATTTCTATAGCTCTATTTAaggatgacaaaaaaaaaatgaaataaaatcaaTTTTAGTAATGCACTGTCAGCAAAGTCAAAAAGGACGTTAGATTCTCCTTGGTTTAACGAAATAGTCTAATATTAGAGCaaagacaaacaaaaacacatcaGCACAAAAGCAACAACACCATTCTTATATGTGAAGCCAGTAGTTATTCTTCTTGTCTAGATGAGTGACTGTTTTGTTCCTTCCCTTTGTGTGGTGATCAGACTAGCAATCAAATGATCAATATTGAACACAACGTAAAACATTTTACATATTTTTGCAACGTATGTATTCACAGTACTCGTTCAAACAACATTACGCAATGTAAAATTGACAACTTCTCCAGGTTGTAAACATTTTATTATTGTACTAGCTGAGGCTAAACTCTACTTTCATGTAAAAGTGTGACCAAATCTCAAACCCAAGTTACAAGGCTCCTTCTAAAAGTCATGCCAATCATGTAAAATAGCCGGCTGGACAGTGGTCCCTTTATGTGCACTGAAGGCTGAGGAGAACTGAAGGCTGAGGGCTGTGTATCCCATGCATCCCTGGCCTGCAGACAGTATAGGCTGAATACTCACTTGCAGTGCTCATGACGTTTCGTCCCagtgtgttggtgttgttgtcaCTGCTGCTGCGACTCAGGTTCATGTTGTTGGTGGCATTGGTGCGGGACATGTTGGGAGCCCTCCTCACAAACGATTCCATGAGGCTGGCCTCCCGTGACGACAGGTTGGGCACGCTGGCGCTGGAGCTCATGGGAGCGCTGGCCGCCAGCAGAGAGCTAACAGACAGACGGGCGCTGGCCGCAGAACATAGAGGCCTCTGGGAAGCCGCCTCCTTACTGGAGGACTCGGACACGGAGCTGACATCAGGCGAGCTGACGCTGACTAGTGCCATGGAGATGGACGTGGCGTCTACAGCCTCTTGCCTGTCCGCGCCCGCTTTCCGCTCGCCGCCCTCAGCAGTTAACGTGCTGGACGCGCATCCAGCCTCAGAGGACAGTACCACGATGGGCTCTTGGCCCTCTGCCCCGATGGTGCCACCACTGACCCCTAGCACCCCCCCCAGCAGGCTCTCGGCCCGGCGCTCTACCTTGGTGGAGCTGAGACTGATATCGCTGCTGCTGGCCACGCTACACACCGAGCTGCTACTGCCCTTCCGGCTTGAAGAGCTGGCCCCTGCAGCCGAGGAGGAGCCGCCCTTGTCCGGACAGTTATTTTTCACCAGGCTGCTCCAGGACTGCGCTGTGCCTGAAACAGTGGATGAGACAGGTTTGGGTGATGGCGCAGACTCAGGGTCGTACCCTGGCGCAAGCTTGAGGTCAAATTTTCCTTCAGCACCCATACGGTAAGAGTTTGAGCCACCAGCATCCCAGGTGACATCAATCCAGCCTGGAAAGGGATATGAATGTTGTGAGACCCAGCAGAGAGCAGACAGCAAGTCAAGACAGCAGCTTGGCTTGACACTGGACCAGATACCTTTGTTTATGACAGGTGGGCTGAATACAGCTTCAGACTAATTCAACAACAACATGCCATTCTATGCACCTATGCTGAAGCTGATAGTATTTTTAGCATATTGTTGAATAGTTAAATAAATGGCAAGTCAAATTGAGACATTCGATGTCTTAATAAAACTGTATGGTCTAGTACTCTGGTCCAGGTGAAGCAATCAGATAGAAATCATGAGTTACAGAAAATGACAAGCAAAGTAGAATTTTGCAAATGCGAAGCTAAAAGCCACCTGAGAAAAAGGAACTGAAGAATATTTTtgtcaatgtaaatgtaatatagttGCAATGGAGTGAGTCTATTCAGTGCTTGCAAATTGTGACATCAACATGCACTTAGTTGATTGATGGAGACAATTAGTCAAAAAGTATTTAAACACATGGCTACCCAGAGATCTAACAGATAGCTTGTACAAGTACGAAAACGGTTACATGGTAcgttgggggagagggagggttgCACTTGAAAATAGCAAACTAATAACAAAAAGGGTATAATGGTAGTGATAGTTTTGCAAGTTTCGTGAAATACGTAAAATTAATATGAGAGTGGTTTTAAAAAGACGTTCGGCCTACAGAGATAGGTAATATGCGATGCTTTTCAGGCCCTTGTATTTAATAATGTGGCCGGAAGAGCAAGAGGATGAGCCCAATATAATGCAGTCTAGTCACACAGCAGAGCAGTAGCACTGACTTAGATCAACCACTAGACTGCTCTGTAGTTAAAGTGCTCTTGAAGGTTATTATTTATCCTTCATTAACATAAAGAATGGCCTTGTTTGCCGATTGGATTGGAGAGGAGTAAGTAATAGGCCTGTAGCGTGAGGTCAGAAGCAGAAGAGAAAGTAGGAAAGTAACAGCCTTTAGTGGGAAAGccatgaagaagaagaaaaaaaccacTGTCCCGTTTAGAAGTGTAGTAGCACCGCCCACCTGTACAATGTCTTGTAAAGACCTTGTTTCTGAAGTTACTGATCAGGATTAAGGCACAGATGTTATGTAAGCGCAAACATTATATTAGGACATAAGGAACAACTGCTGGTTGATTTCTTTCAGACCAACTCGACCCTCAGTATTTAACATACAAAAGTGAGACGAGAGCGTTAGTAAAAAGGAGATTTGGGTTAAAAGGGCAATTCCGCCACTTTCAACCTcctattcattatctccagcaccataccagtgtctacatatgtgaaaatgttACGTTTCTATGATCTGTAGTTAAAAAAGGTCCTACAAAAATGCTTCTGTGACATCAAAGGGTAAGAATAAAAAGTTTTTTAAAAAGACAGTTTATTTCAAAACCTGCAATGAGTTTCAGGCCAGAGGGAATGTTATTGCCCCCACATCACCGCGAATCTcagtgtttgaaaatcactgttaaaatgtttacattttaATTGGGTagaactttttttaaatgtatatatttttttacaacaaaAAGTAGAAATGCgccgttttcacatatgtagacactggtattgtgGTAGAGATAATGAgaaatgaggttgaaaagtggtgaaTTGCTCTTTAAGATGTACTAAAAGGCTCCTCAAAGCATGTAAATGCACTTGATGTTCACAatttgtacaaaaaaaataatatggTCTACCATATTTGTATCAATGACTCCATTGTTACTAGTTTTTGCACATCCTATGTTCAATAGCCATATTTACGCCGCCCGATTCCTTTGAACAACTATTATAACACTCCCCACATGTGATGATGATGGGGTGACGTATGGGTTTATTCTGGGATAAAGCTCTGTATTGTGTCCTGCTTTAGCAGTTTAAACATGCATCATCATGTCAGTCGACTAAGTCCCTTAAGAATATTTCTTAAACTCTTTTTTTCATAGAAAAACAAAAGCTTTCTATGCAAGCTGCGTGTGTGGGGGTTCAGTTCCACACACAGGGACATTATATTAGATGGTGTGGGCTTAGGCTGTAGTAGAGTTTTACCGTTATGGGCCTCCCCCGTCACCGTACCCTCTCCTGCTGGGTTGCCATCCTGGTCTCTCCACTTCCAGTCGATGCCCCGCACCACGCGCGCCCCTGGCACTATGTACTTCATCACCTGGGAGCGGAACAGACGCCTCTGCCTGCGTAGATTGGCCTCTGCCTCCTTCACTGCTTTACCtgtggaggggagaaggagacggGTCAGATTGCTTGGAGTCATTCAAATAAAATGAATAATTATTCATAAACATACtacctacactgaacaaaaatataaaaacccaacatgtaaagtgttggtcccatgttccatgagctgaaataaaaagatcccagaaatgtttcttacgcacaaaaagcttgtttctctcaaatgttgtgcacaaatgtgttcacatccctgttagtcagtttgccaaga of Salmo salar chromosome ssa01, Ssal_v3.1, whole genome shotgun sequence contains these proteins:
- the hectd1 gene encoding E3 ubiquitin-protein ligase HECTD1 isoform X4 → MADVDPDTLLEWLQMGQGDERDMQLIALEQLCMLLLMSDNVDRCFETCPPRTFLPALCKIFLDESAPDNVLEVTARAITYYLDVSAECTRRIVGVEGAIKALCNRLVVVELNNRTSRDLAEQCVKVLELICTRESGAVFEAGGLNCVLSFIRDSGHLVHKDTLHSAMAVVSRLCSKMEPQDSSLETCVESLSSLLKHEDHQVSDGALRCFASLADRFTRRGVDPAPLAKHGLTEELLSRMAAAGGTVSGPSSTSKPGRTSTGAQPTVADSKLSNQVSTIVSLLSTLCRGSPLVTHDLLRSALPDSMESALQGDERCVLDTMRLVDLLLVLLFEGRKALPKSTAGTTGRIPGLRRLDSSGERSHRQLIDCIRSKDTDALIDAIDTGAFEVNFMDDVGQTLLNWASAFGTQEMVEFLCERGADVNRGQRSSSLHYAACFGRPQVAKTLLRHGANPDLRDEDGKTPLDKARERGHSEVVAILQSPGDWMCPVNKGEDKKKKDANKEEEEGSEPKGDPEMAPIYLKRLLPVFAQTFQQTMLPSIRKASLALIRKMIHYSCEVLLKEVCDSDAGHNLPTVLVEITATVLDQEDDDDGHLLALQIIRDLVDKGGDVFLDQLARLGVINKVSTLAGPTSDDENEEESKPEKEDEPQEEAKEVQQGKPYHWRDWSVIRGRDCLYIWSDAAALELSNGSNGWFRFILDGKLATMYSSGSPEGGSDSSESRSEFLEKLQRARSQVKPVTASQPILSALGPTKLTVGNWSLTCLKEGEIAIHNSDGQQATILKEDLPGFVFESNRGTKHSFTAETSLGSEFVTGWTGKRGRKLKSKLEKTKQKVKTVARDLYEDHFKAVESMPRGVVVTLRNIATQLESAWELHTNRQCIEGENTWRDLMKTALENLIVVLKDENTISPYEMCSSGLVQALFTVLNNSVELDMKHDCKPLMERINVFKTAFSENEDDESRPAVALIRKLLAVLESIERLPLHLYDTPGSTYNLQILTRRLRFRLERAPGETALIDRTGRMLKMEPLATVESLEQYLLKMVAKQWYDFDRSSFIFVRKLREGQTFTFRHQHDFDENGIVYWIGTNAKTAYEWVNPAAYGLVVVTSSEGRNLPYGRLEDILSRDSSALNCHTNDDKNAWFAIDLGLWVIPSAYTLRHARGYGRSALRNWVFQVSKDGQIWMSLYTHVDDCSLNEPGSTATWPLDPSKEEKQGWRHIRIKQMGKNASGQTHYLSLSGLEIYGTISGVCEDQLGKAVKEAEANLRRQRRLFRSQVMKYIVPGARVVRGIDWKWRDQDGNPAGEGTVTGEAHNGWIDVTWDAGGSNSYRMGAEGKFDLKLAPGYDPESAPSPKPVSSTVSGTAQSWSSLVKNNCPDKGGSSSAAGASSSSRKGSSSSVCSVASSSDISLSSTKVERRAESLLGGVLGVSGGTIGAEGQEPIVVLSSEAGCASSTLTAEGGERKAGADRQEAVDATSISMALVSVSSPDVSSVSESSSKEAASQRPLCSAASARLSVSSLLAASAPMSSSASVPNLSSREASLMESFVRRAPNMSRTNATNNMNLSRSSSDNNTNTLGRNVMSTATSPLMGAQSFPNLTTTGTTSTVTMSTSIVTSSNNVATATTGLSVGQLLSNTLTTSLTSTSSESDTGQEAEFSLYDFLDSCRANTLLAELDDEEDLPEPDDDDDENEDDNQEDQEYEEVLVRSRVNLGFHIHFNREEEEYETKGGRRRTWDDDFVLKRQFSALVPAFDPRPGRTNVQQTTDLEIPPPGTPRSEVQEEVECPPSPHLALILKVAGLGTTREVELPLSNYKGTIFYYVQKLLQLSCSGSVKSDKLRRIWEPTYTIMYREMKDSDKEKESRKMDFCEHGCRSGGLSPGSLGVMQTCDILSVAREQAQAKAGSSQSACGVEDVLQLLRILFIIGGDPHAHARTFQEDVDDLQFNASPEEFTSKKVTTKILQQIEEPLALASGALPEWCEQLTSKCPFLIPFETRQLYFTCTAFGASRAIVWLQNRREATMERSRPSTTVRRDDPGEFRVGRLKHERIKVPRGDQMMEWAESVMQIHADRKSVLEVEFQGEEGTGLGPTLEFYALVAAEFQRTSLGIWLCDDDFPDDESRQVDLGGGLKPPGYYVQRSCGLFPAPFPQDSDELERLSKLFFFLGVFLAKCIQDNRLVDLPISRPFFKLLCMGDIKSNMSKLLYASRGGPLLLDPTEQHRHFSEIQSEASTEESQDTYSIGSFDEDSKSEFILDPPKPKPPAWYHGILTWEDFELVNPHRAKFLKEMKELAVKRRLILGNKSLSEDEKNTRLQDLMLKNPMGSGPPLSVEDLGLNFQFCPSSKVHGFSAVDLKPNGNDEMVTMENAEEYVELMFDFSMHTGIQKQMEAFREGFNRVFPMEKLSSFSHKEVQMILCGNQSPSWTSEDVMNYTEPKLGYTRDSPGFLRFVRVLCGMSSDERKAFLQFTTGCSTLPPGGLANLHPRLTIVRKVDATDSSYPSVNTCVHYLKLPEYSSEDIMRERLLAATMEKGFHLN